From Pseudomonas sp. LS1212, the proteins below share one genomic window:
- a CDS encoding FAD-binding oxidoreductase, with translation MSDTIKTLSEAVRGRVITPSDSDYDDARAVYNAMHDRKPRAIIRCVDSADVMAAVRAGRDTGLDLAIRGGGHSVPGFGTVDNGLVIDLSRMNNVRVDPVKRIARVGGGATWGDVDHATYPFGLAAPGGIISTTGVGGLTLGGGIGYLTRGVGLSIDNLLAADVVLADGRQVTASDYQNEDLFWALRGGGGNFGVVTSFEFQLHEVGDIVGGPLFYEVDDAAAVLQCYREFIANAPEQLGCFFGWQIAPDLPFIPKDRVGDLFCVLVTCWNGPHEEAARVLKPLRDVAEVKAEQVGVMPFPALQSAFDGLVPKGMQHYWKADFITELTDAAIAAHLEHGKKTPHISSSMHLHPINGAAQRVGANETAFGHRDKSFAPVIVGVWSDPADNEANIKWVKDYYAAIHPHSGGDGGYVNFMSSDDDHRAPANYGANYERLAAVKATYDPDNLFHINQNIVPTKGR, from the coding sequence ATGAGCGACACAATCAAGACATTGAGCGAAGCGGTGCGCGGTCGCGTCATCACCCCCTCGGATTCTGACTACGACGACGCTCGCGCTGTCTACAACGCCATGCACGACCGCAAACCCCGCGCCATCATCCGGTGCGTGGACTCGGCCGACGTTATGGCCGCGGTCAGGGCTGGCCGCGACACGGGCCTCGACCTGGCAATTCGTGGTGGGGGCCACAGCGTCCCCGGATTCGGCACGGTGGACAACGGCCTGGTCATCGACCTGTCGAGGATGAACAACGTGCGGGTCGACCCGGTCAAGAGGATCGCCCGGGTTGGGGGCGGCGCGACCTGGGGTGATGTCGACCATGCGACCTACCCGTTCGGCCTGGCAGCGCCCGGCGGGATCATCTCGACGACCGGGGTGGGTGGCCTGACGCTGGGCGGCGGCATCGGCTACCTGACCCGCGGCGTCGGTCTCTCCATCGACAACCTGCTGGCGGCCGATGTCGTTCTCGCCGATGGCCGGCAGGTCACCGCGAGCGATTACCAGAACGAAGATTTGTTCTGGGCCCTGCGCGGTGGCGGCGGCAACTTCGGTGTCGTCACCAGCTTCGAGTTTCAGCTCCACGAGGTCGGTGACATCGTGGGCGGCCCGCTGTTCTACGAGGTCGACGATGCCGCGGCGGTCCTGCAGTGCTACCGCGAATTCATTGCGAATGCGCCCGAACAGCTCGGATGCTTTTTCGGCTGGCAGATAGCTCCTGACCTGCCGTTTATCCCCAAGGACCGAGTCGGGGATCTGTTCTGTGTACTGGTCACGTGCTGGAACGGTCCACACGAGGAGGCTGCGCGAGTACTAAAGCCACTACGCGACGTTGCCGAAGTGAAGGCGGAGCAGGTCGGCGTCATGCCGTTCCCGGCCCTGCAAAGCGCCTTCGACGGCTTGGTCCCGAAGGGCATGCAGCATTACTGGAAAGCAGACTTCATCACCGAGCTCACCGACGCGGCGATCGCTGCTCACCTCGAGCATGGCAAAAAGACACCGCACATCAGCTCGAGCATGCATCTCCATCCGATCAACGGTGCGGCGCAACGGGTCGGCGCCAACGAGACCGCGTTCGGTCACCGGGACAAGAGCTTTGCCCCAGTGATTGTGGGAGTCTGGTCGGACCCTGCCGACAACGAGGCCAACATCAAGTGGGTGAAGGACTACTACGCCGCTATTCACCCCCACTCGGGCGGCGATGGGGGCTACGTCAACTTCATGTCCAGCGACGACGACCACCGTGCGCCCGCAAACTATGGCGCCAACTACGAGCGGCTCGCGGCAGTGAAAGCGACCTATGACCCGGACAACCTCTTCCACATCAATCAGAACATCGTTCCAACGAAGGGACGCTGA
- a CDS encoding TerC family protein — MIAMNIGEPWMWVAFIVFVIAMLALDLFVFGGRKAHRVSVREALAWVIAWSSLALVFAALLWWYLNGMFGAEIAQRITLEFLTGYLIEQSLSIDNMFVFVMIFSYFALPPELHRRVLLYGVLGAIVMRAVMIFAGVWLVSQFAWVLYVFGAFLIITGIKMMIFAEQQPDIEKNPLLRWLRRHLRITDGFYGERFFVIQNGLRWATPMFLVLVLIEASDLMFAVDSIPAIFAVTTDPFIVFTSNIFAIMGLRALYFLLADMADRFHLLKYGLAIVLVFIGGKMLVMPWFHMPIQWSLAFVGIIILTSVLLSLILTKDRARVAGEE, encoded by the coding sequence ATGATCGCCATGAACATCGGCGAACCCTGGATGTGGGTCGCCTTCATCGTCTTCGTCATTGCCATGCTGGCGCTGGATCTGTTCGTCTTCGGCGGGCGCAAGGCGCATCGCGTGTCAGTCCGGGAGGCGCTGGCGTGGGTCATCGCCTGGTCCAGTCTGGCACTGGTCTTCGCCGCTCTGCTCTGGTGGTATCTGAACGGTATGTTCGGCGCAGAGATCGCCCAGCGCATAACGCTCGAATTCCTGACGGGCTACCTGATCGAGCAGTCACTGTCGATCGACAATATGTTTGTCTTCGTCATGATTTTCAGCTACTTCGCCTTGCCGCCGGAATTGCACCGCCGCGTCCTGCTCTATGGCGTGCTCGGTGCCATCGTCATGCGCGCCGTCATGATTTTTGCCGGCGTCTGGCTGGTGTCGCAGTTTGCCTGGGTGCTCTATGTCTTCGGCGCCTTTCTCATCATCACCGGCATCAAGATGATGATCTTCGCTGAACAGCAGCCCGATATCGAAAAGAACCCCTTGCTGCGCTGGCTGCGCCGCCACCTGCGCATCACCGACGGTTTTTACGGCGAGCGTTTTTTTGTGATCCAGAACGGCCTGCGCTGGGCGACGCCGATGTTCCTGGTGCTGGTGCTGATCGAGGCCAGCGACCTGATGTTCGCGGTCGACAGCATCCCGGCCATCTTCGCCGTCACCACCGACCCCTTCATCGTGTTCACCTCCAACATCTTCGCCATCATGGGCCTGCGCGCGCTGTACTTTCTGCTCGCCGACATGGCCGACCGTTTCCATCTGCTCAAATATGGCCTGGCCATCGTGCTGGTGTTCATTGGCGGCAAGATGTTGGTCATGCCGTGGTTCCACATGCCGATCCAATGGTCGCTGGCGTTCGTCGGCATCATCATCCTGACTTCGGTGTTGCTGAGCCTGATATTGACCAAGGACAGAGCGCGAGTTGCGGGAGAAGAGTGA